The Pseudomonas berkeleyensis genome includes a region encoding these proteins:
- a CDS encoding ABC transporter ATP-binding protein yields MSQPETLLQVRDLAVEFVSGEQRQCVVEGVSFDIRQGETLALVGESGSGKSVTAHSILRLLPYPLARHPHGSIEYAGEDLLKLSEGRLRGIRGNRIAMVFQEPMTSLNPLHSIEKQINEVLALHKGLRGKAASARTLELLELVGIPEPKKRLKAYPHELSGGQRQRVMIAMALANEPQLLIADEPTTALDVTVQLKILELLKDLQARLGMSLLLISHDLNLVRRIAHRVCVMQRGRIVEQASCEKLFQAPEHPYTKDLLGAEPSGEPAANPVGQPLLEVDDLRVWFPIKKGLLRKTVDHVKAVDGINFSLPQGQTLGIVGESGSGKSTLGMAILRLLASRGDIRFQGQQLQGLSQKEVRPLRRQMQVVFQDPFGSLSPRMSVGQIVGEGLRIHGMGTEAEQEQAIIDALLEVGLDPQTRHRYPHEFSGGQRQRIAIARALVLKPALILLDEPTSALDRTVQRQVVELLRGLQAKYNLTYLFISHDLAVVRALSHQLMVVKQGQVVEQGSAESIFNSPQHPYTQQLLEAAFMAPATAH; encoded by the coding sequence ATGAGCCAGCCCGAAACCCTGTTGCAAGTTCGCGACCTGGCCGTGGAGTTCGTCAGCGGCGAGCAGCGCCAGTGCGTGGTCGAAGGTGTCAGCTTCGACATCCGCCAAGGCGAAACCCTGGCCCTGGTCGGTGAGAGTGGCTCTGGCAAGTCGGTCACGGCCCACTCCATTTTGCGTCTGCTGCCCTACCCGCTCGCTCGCCACCCGCACGGCAGCATCGAGTACGCCGGTGAAGACCTGCTCAAACTCAGCGAAGGCCGACTGCGCGGCATCCGCGGCAACCGTATCGCCATGGTCTTCCAGGAGCCCATGACCTCGCTCAATCCGCTGCACAGCATCGAGAAGCAGATCAACGAAGTGCTCGCGCTGCACAAGGGTCTGCGCGGCAAGGCCGCCAGTGCACGCACGTTGGAGCTGCTCGAACTGGTTGGCATCCCCGAACCGAAGAAGCGCCTGAAAGCCTACCCGCATGAACTTTCCGGCGGCCAACGGCAACGGGTGATGATCGCCATGGCGCTGGCCAATGAGCCACAACTGCTGATTGCCGACGAGCCAACCACTGCGCTGGACGTCACCGTGCAGCTGAAAATCCTCGAATTGCTCAAGGATCTGCAGGCACGCCTGGGCATGTCGCTGCTACTGATCAGCCATGATCTCAACCTGGTTCGCAGAATTGCACATCGTGTATGTGTCATGCAGCGCGGTCGCATCGTCGAACAGGCATCGTGTGAAAAACTGTTCCAGGCGCCAGAGCATCCCTACACCAAGGATCTGCTCGGTGCCGAACCCAGTGGTGAACCTGCGGCCAACCCCGTAGGCCAGCCACTGCTGGAAGTAGACGATCTGCGTGTCTGGTTCCCGATCAAGAAGGGCCTGCTGCGCAAGACCGTGGATCATGTCAAAGCGGTGGACGGCATCAACTTCAGCCTGCCTCAGGGTCAGACCCTGGGCATCGTCGGCGAGAGTGGTTCCGGCAAGTCCACGCTGGGCATGGCCATCCTGCGACTGCTCGCCAGTCGCGGCGACATCCGCTTCCAGGGCCAGCAGTTGCAGGGCTTGTCGCAGAAAGAGGTTCGTCCCCTGCGGCGACAGATGCAGGTGGTGTTTCAGGATCCTTTCGGCAGTCTCAGCCCGCGTATGTCGGTGGGTCAGATCGTCGGAGAAGGCCTGCGCATTCACGGCATGGGCACTGAGGCCGAGCAGGAACAGGCGATCATCGATGCGCTTTTGGAGGTAGGGCTGGATCCGCAGACGCGGCACCGCTACCCCCACGAGTTTTCTGGTGGGCAGCGGCAGCGGATTGCCATTGCCCGGGCACTGGTGTTGAAACCGGCGCTGATCCTGCTGGACGAGCCCACTTCGGCGCTCGACCGTACGGTGCAGCGTCAGGTGGTGGAGTTGCTGCGCGGCTTGCAGGCCAAGTACAACCTGACCTACCTGTTCATCAGCCATGACCTGGCGGTTGTCAGGGCGCTGAGCCATCAATTGATGGTGGTGAAACAGGGTCAGGTGGTCGAACAGGGGTCTGCCGAATCGATCTTCAACTCACCGCAACACCCTTATACGCAGCAATTGCTGGAAGCCGCATTCATGGCCCCGGCAACGGCTCACTGA
- the hupB gene encoding nucleoid-associated protein HU-beta gives MNKSELIDAIAASADIPKAVAGRALDAVIESVTGALKAGDSVVLVGFGTFAVKERAARTGRNPQTGKPISIAAAKIPGFKAGKALKDAVN, from the coding sequence GTGAACAAGTCGGAACTGATCGATGCCATCGCTGCATCTGCTGATATCCCGAAAGCTGTTGCTGGCCGCGCGCTGGATGCAGTGATTGAATCCGTCACTGGCGCTCTGAAGGCTGGTGATTCCGTTGTACTGGTTGGTTTCGGTACTTTCGCTGTCAAAGAGCGCGCTGCCCGTACCGGTCGCAACCCGCAGACTGGCAAGCCGATCAGCATCGCTGCTGCCAAGATCCCAGGCTTCAAAGCTGGCAAGGCTCTGAAAGACGCCGTTAACTAA
- the fabI gene encoding enoyl-ACP reductase FabI: MGFLTGKRVLIVGVASKLSIASGIAAAMHREGAELAFTYQNEKLKGRVEDFAAGWGSSADLCFPCDVASDEEIAAVFEALSKKWDGLDCIVHSVGFAPGDQLNGDFTDVTTREGFKIAHDISAYSFVALAKAGREMMKGRNGSLLTLSYLGAERTMPNYNVMGMAKASLEAGVRYLAGSLGPEGTRVNAISAGPIRTLAASGIASFRKMLAANEKQTPLRRNVTIEEVGNVGAFLCSDLASGISGEITYVDGGFNTTAMGAMED; encoded by the coding sequence ATGGGTTTTCTAACCGGTAAGCGCGTACTCATCGTTGGCGTCGCCAGCAAACTGTCCATCGCCTCGGGTATCGCTGCCGCCATGCATCGCGAAGGTGCCGAGCTGGCTTTCACCTACCAGAACGAGAAGCTCAAGGGCCGCGTAGAAGACTTCGCCGCCGGCTGGGGCTCCAGCGCCGACCTGTGCTTCCCTTGCGACGTCGCCAGCGATGAGGAAATCGCAGCCGTATTCGAAGCGCTGAGCAAGAAATGGGATGGCCTGGACTGCATCGTTCACTCGGTTGGCTTTGCTCCTGGCGACCAGCTCAATGGCGACTTCACCGACGTCACCACCCGCGAAGGTTTCAAGATCGCTCATGACATCAGCGCCTACAGCTTCGTGGCCCTGGCCAAGGCTGGCCGCGAGATGATGAAAGGCCGTAACGGCAGCCTGCTCACCCTCTCCTACCTGGGTGCCGAGCGCACCATGCCCAACTACAACGTGATGGGCATGGCCAAGGCCAGCCTGGAGGCCGGCGTACGCTACCTGGCTGGTAGCCTCGGCCCGGAAGGCACTCGCGTCAACGCCATCTCCGCCGGCCCGATTCGCACCCTGGCCGCCAGCGGCATTGCCAGCTTCCGAAAGATGCTGGCTGCCAACGAGAAGCAGACCCCGCTGCGCCGCAACGTGACCATCGAGGAAGTCGGCAACGTCGGCGCCTTCCTCTGCTCCGACCTGGCCTCGGGCATCAGCGGTGAAATCACCTACGTCGACGGCGGCTTCAACACCACCGCCATGGGCGCGATGGAAGACTGA
- the gloB gene encoding hydroxyacylglutathione hydrolase translates to MIQIDALPAFNDNYIWLLQEPRSKRCAVVDPGDAAPVMAWLEAHPDWQLSDILITHHHFDHVGGVEKLKNATHARVAGPAAEKIPARDIDLNDNDEIDVLGLRFKVMAVPGHTLGHIAYYHAEQNLLFCGDTLFAGGCGRLFEGTPQQMHQSLSRLAALPGETLVYCTHEYTLSNLRFAHAVEPDNARLNERLAEVSRWRDEGRISLPSNIELELATNPFLRAEEPTIIAATKRRDDRQSSEPSAVFASLRSWKDTF, encoded by the coding sequence ATGATTCAGATCGACGCGCTGCCCGCCTTCAATGACAACTATATCTGGCTGCTGCAGGAGCCGCGCAGCAAACGCTGCGCCGTGGTCGACCCCGGTGATGCCGCGCCGGTTATGGCCTGGCTGGAGGCCCATCCTGATTGGCAACTCAGCGACATCCTGATCACCCATCATCACTTCGATCATGTCGGCGGTGTCGAGAAGTTGAAGAATGCCACCCATGCGCGTGTCGCCGGCCCAGCGGCAGAAAAGATCCCGGCGCGCGATATCGACCTGAACGACAACGACGAGATCGACGTGCTCGGCCTGCGCTTCAAGGTCATGGCCGTCCCTGGCCACACCCTCGGCCATATCGCCTACTACCATGCAGAACAGAACCTGCTGTTCTGTGGCGACACCTTGTTCGCAGGCGGCTGTGGTCGCCTGTTCGAAGGCACACCGCAACAAATGCATCAATCCCTGAGCCGCCTGGCTGCTCTGCCCGGTGAAACGCTGGTGTACTGCACCCACGAGTACACGCTGAGCAATCTGCGCTTTGCCCACGCCGTGGAGCCGGACAATGCGCGCCTGAACGAGCGTCTGGCCGAAGTGAGCCGCTGGCGTGACGAAGGCCGTATCAGCCTGCCGTCGAACATCGAACTGGAACTGGCCACCAATCCGTTTCTACGTGCCGAGGAGCCGACGATCATCGCTGCGACCAAACGACGCGACGACCGGCAGTCAAGCGAACCGAGCGCCGTATTCGCTAGCTTGCGTTCATGGAAGGACACATTTTAG
- a CDS encoding ABC transporter permease produces MKLSPLNQRRFERFKAHKRGWWSLWLFLILFGLSLGAEMIANDKPLAVRYDGEWYFPVLKRYPETVFGGEFPLQANYKSPYIQELIAEKDGRMIWPPIPFSYSSINYDLEVPAPAPPSAQNWLGTDDQGRDVLARVIYGFRISVLFALILTLASSVIGVVAGALQGFYGGWVDLLGQRFLEIWSGLPVLYLLIILASFVQPNFWWLLGIMLLFSWMSLVDVVRAEFLRGRNLEYVRAARALGMDNGAIMFRHILPNAMVSTMTFMPFILTGAIGTLTALDFLGFGLPPGAPSLGELVAQGKSNLQAPWLGISAFAVLAIMLSLLVFIGEAARDAFDPRK; encoded by the coding sequence ATGAAACTCTCCCCTCTCAATCAACGCCGCTTCGAACGCTTCAAGGCCCACAAACGTGGCTGGTGGTCGCTGTGGCTGTTCCTTATCCTCTTCGGCCTCAGCCTCGGCGCAGAAATGATCGCCAACGACAAGCCGCTGGCAGTGCGCTACGACGGCGAGTGGTATTTCCCGGTGCTCAAGCGCTATCCGGAAACTGTGTTCGGCGGTGAGTTCCCCCTTCAGGCCAACTACAAGAGCCCCTACATCCAGGAACTGATCGCCGAGAAAGACGGACGGATGATCTGGCCGCCAATCCCGTTCAGTTACTCGAGCATCAACTACGACCTGGAAGTGCCGGCACCCGCACCGCCCTCTGCACAGAACTGGCTTGGCACCGATGATCAGGGCCGCGACGTGCTGGCACGAGTGATCTACGGCTTCCGCATCTCGGTGCTGTTCGCCCTGATCCTGACCCTGGCCAGCTCGGTGATCGGCGTTGTTGCCGGCGCCTTGCAGGGCTTTTACGGTGGCTGGGTCGACCTGCTCGGCCAGCGCTTTCTGGAAATCTGGTCAGGCCTGCCAGTGCTCTACCTGCTGATCATCCTGGCCAGTTTCGTCCAGCCCAATTTCTGGTGGCTGCTGGGCATCATGCTGCTGTTCTCATGGATGAGCCTGGTGGACGTGGTACGCGCCGAGTTCCTGCGCGGGCGCAATCTAGAGTACGTGCGCGCTGCCCGCGCGCTGGGCATGGATAACGGCGCGATCATGTTTCGCCACATCCTGCCCAATGCGATGGTCTCCACCATGACGTTCATGCCGTTCATTCTCACTGGCGCGATCGGCACGCTTACCGCCCTGGACTTCCTCGGCTTCGGCCTGCCGCCTGGCGCACCCTCGCTGGGTGAACTGGTCGCACAGGGCAAGAGCAACCTGCAGGCGCCCTGGCTGGGCATCAGTGCCTTCGCCGTACTCGCGATCATGCTGAGCCTGCTGGTGTTCATCGGCGAAGCCGCCCGCGATGCCTTCGACCCGAGGAAATGA
- a CDS encoding SurA N-terminal domain-containing protein: MLQNIRDNSRGWIAKIIIGLIVMLMAFTGFEAIVTGTSNRNNAADVNGDTITLDELNRAVEMQRRQLLQQLGRDFDASLLDEKLLREASLKGLIDRKLLLQAAGDADFAFSEGALDQVILQTPEFQTDGRFDAARFDQVIRQMGYSRLQFRQMLKEEMLIGQLRAGLGASSFVTEQEARAFANLERQTRDFASRTIKADPASIELTDSDVSAYYDEHASEFMSPEQVVLEYVALEKDSFFDQVEVTDEELQPLYQNEIANLAEQRQAAHILIEGDDEAAQKKIEEIKARVDAGEDFAALAKEFSQDPGSAADGGDLGYAGRGVYDPAFEDALYALQQGQVSEPVQSEFGWHLIKLLGVQAPEVPSFDSLKDKLARDFKTQQVELRFVEATKQLEDAAFEASDLVQPAQELGLTVKVTEPFGREGGATGITANRQVLQAAFSPEVLEDGTNSSAIELDPSTVVVVRVKEHDKPEQLPLEQVAESIRNHLLQERASAAAKAEGEKLLAAVQVGQTEAEGWQVQEAATRSQDGVEPKVLQALFRMPKPAKAGEPTFAGVTLNNGDYVVLRLDGVNVPEEALADEELAMYRNFLASRAGQQDFAALRKQLEAKADIERF; the protein is encoded by the coding sequence ATGCTGCAAAACATCAGGGACAATTCACGCGGTTGGATTGCCAAAATCATTATCGGCCTCATCGTCATGCTGATGGCCTTTACCGGTTTCGAAGCCATCGTCACGGGAACCAGCAATCGCAACAATGCGGCGGACGTGAACGGTGACACCATTACCCTCGACGAGCTGAACCGGGCCGTTGAGATGCAGCGCCGTCAATTGCTGCAGCAGTTGGGACGTGACTTCGATGCCTCGCTGCTCGATGAGAAGCTGCTGCGCGAGGCCTCGCTCAAAGGGCTGATCGATCGCAAGTTGCTGCTGCAGGCAGCCGGCGATGCGGATTTCGCCTTCTCAGAGGGCGCTTTGGATCAGGTCATTTTGCAAACGCCTGAATTCCAGACCGATGGCCGTTTCGATGCTGCGCGCTTCGATCAGGTGATCCGCCAGATGGGTTACAGCCGTTTGCAATTCCGTCAGATGCTGAAAGAGGAAATGCTGATTGGCCAACTGCGTGCCGGGCTCGGTGCCAGCAGTTTCGTGACCGAGCAAGAAGCGCGTGCTTTCGCCAATCTGGAGCGTCAGACCCGCGATTTTGCCAGCCGTACGATCAAGGCTGATCCTGCGTCTATCGAGCTGACCGATAGCGATGTCAGCGCTTATTACGACGAGCACGCCAGCGAGTTCATGAGCCCTGAGCAAGTGGTGCTGGAATACGTCGCACTGGAGAAGGACAGCTTCTTCGACCAGGTCGAGGTCACCGACGAAGAGCTGCAGCCGCTGTATCAGAACGAAATCGCCAATCTGGCCGAGCAACGCCAGGCTGCGCATATCCTGATCGAGGGCGATGACGAAGCCGCGCAGAAGAAGATCGAAGAGATCAAGGCGCGTGTCGATGCCGGCGAGGATTTCGCTGCGTTGGCCAAGGAGTTCTCCCAGGATCCGGGTTCCGCTGCCGATGGTGGCGATCTGGGCTACGCTGGGCGCGGTGTCTATGATCCGGCCTTCGAAGATGCGTTGTACGCGCTGCAGCAAGGTCAGGTTTCCGAGCCGGTGCAGAGCGAGTTCGGTTGGCACCTGATCAAGCTGCTCGGCGTCCAGGCTCCGGAAGTGCCAAGCTTCGACAGTCTCAAGGACAAGCTGGCGCGTGACTTCAAGACTCAGCAGGTCGAACTGCGTTTCGTCGAAGCGACCAAACAATTGGAAGATGCTGCCTTCGAGGCGTCCGATCTCGTGCAGCCCGCGCAGGAGCTTGGCTTGACCGTCAAGGTCACCGAACCGTTCGGTCGTGAGGGTGGCGCCACCGGCATCACTGCCAACCGCCAGGTTCTGCAGGCGGCATTCAGCCCGGAAGTGCTGGAAGACGGTACCAACAGTTCTGCCATCGAGCTGGATCCGAGCACCGTGGTGGTTGTACGGGTCAAGGAACACGACAAGCCCGAGCAGTTGCCGCTGGAGCAGGTTGCCGAGAGCATTCGTAACCATCTGCTGCAGGAGCGCGCCAGTGCCGCTGCCAAGGCCGAGGGTGAGAAGCTGCTGGCAGCGGTTCAGGTTGGTCAAACCGAGGCCGAAGGCTGGCAGGTGCAGGAAGCGGCTACGCGCAGCCAGGATGGCGTCGAGCCCAAGGTGTTGCAGGCGCTGTTCCGTATGCCCAAGCCTGCCAAGGCCGGTGAGCCGACCTTTGCTGGTGTGACGCTGAACAATGGCGACTATGTCGTGCTGCGTCTGGATGGCGTGAATGTGCCTGAAGAGGCGCTGGCCGATGAGGAGCTTGCCATGTACCGCAACTTCCTCGCATCGCGTGCTGGCCAGCAGGACTTCGCTGCTTTGCGCAAGCAGCTGGAAGCCAAGGCTGATATCGAGCGCTTCTAA
- a CDS encoding lytic transglycosylase domain-containing protein codes for MPSSSRKPLNIKALVRSARALAVMCCVTLAGCQSLPSETPNRATDTSRAVGLEREPEWLSSDVKPREYNDIWERLRDGFKLQDEIGINPRIERVRLWYASNPKHVDTVSERSAPYIHYIVERLAERDMPMELALLPVIESAYDPQAYSSAHAVGLWQFIPSTGRHYNLRQTNWYDGRRDVTASTQAALNYLSRLHEMFNGDWLLALAAYNAGEGRISRAIERNEKLGLPSDYWNLSLPKETEDYVPKLLALSQVILTPEAYGVTLSPIANEPYFEQIAIKQHMDLSRVAQLADLDEEELRQLNPAYKRGITLDGPQHLLVPTEKAEMLSASLALMKPQEMVDWQSYTVRSGDSLHAIANRHHLSVNMLKDVNRLSGNNLSIGQVLTIPAKPGVSPSEPLYQQHSTAQVAASRTYQVKNGDNLWQIARAHQVAVHDLQRWNKLQGNQLKVGQVLNLAAADSGARVASTARSKSDSRDKATYYRVQQGDSFYVIAKRFKIDLKNLQAWNPRSSTLRPGQMLTLYLP; via the coding sequence ATGCCTTCATCATCACGCAAGCCATTGAATATCAAGGCATTGGTGCGCAGCGCTCGAGCGCTCGCGGTGATGTGTTGCGTGACCCTGGCCGGCTGCCAGAGCCTGCCCAGCGAGACCCCGAATCGCGCAACCGACACCTCCCGTGCCGTTGGCCTGGAACGTGAACCGGAGTGGCTGAGCAGCGACGTCAAACCACGCGAATACAACGATATCTGGGAACGCTTGCGCGACGGTTTCAAACTGCAGGATGAAATCGGTATCAACCCGCGCATCGAACGTGTACGCCTCTGGTACGCCAGCAATCCCAAGCACGTCGATACCGTCAGCGAGCGCAGTGCACCTTATATTCACTATATCGTCGAGCGCCTGGCCGAGCGTGACATGCCAATGGAACTGGCACTGCTGCCGGTGATCGAAAGCGCCTACGACCCGCAGGCCTATTCTTCCGCCCATGCCGTCGGCCTCTGGCAGTTCATTCCTTCGACCGGTCGCCACTACAACCTGCGCCAGACCAATTGGTACGACGGCCGCCGCGACGTCACCGCATCGACTCAAGCCGCGCTCAACTACCTCAGCCGCCTGCATGAAATGTTCAACGGTGACTGGCTGCTCGCCCTGGCAGCCTACAATGCCGGCGAAGGCCGCATCAGCCGCGCCATCGAACGCAACGAGAAGCTCGGCCTGCCCAGCGACTACTGGAACCTGTCGCTGCCCAAGGAAACCGAGGACTACGTACCCAAGCTGCTCGCCCTGTCTCAGGTGATCCTGACGCCCGAAGCCTATGGCGTGACGCTGTCGCCGATTGCCAACGAACCCTACTTCGAGCAGATCGCCATCAAGCAGCACATGGATCTGTCCCGGGTCGCCCAACTGGCCGACCTCGATGAAGAAGAGCTGCGCCAACTCAACCCTGCCTACAAGCGCGGCATAACCCTCGACGGGCCGCAGCACCTGCTGGTACCGACCGAAAAAGCCGAGATGCTCAGCGCCAGTCTGGCCCTGATGAAACCGCAGGAAATGGTCGACTGGCAAAGCTATACCGTACGCTCCGGCGACAGCCTGCACGCCATCGCCAACCGTCACCACCTGTCGGTCAACATGCTCAAGGATGTCAATCGCCTGAGTGGCAACAACCTGAGCATTGGCCAGGTGCTGACCATTCCCGCCAAACCTGGCGTGTCGCCCAGCGAGCCGCTGTATCAGCAGCACAGCACCGCACAAGTGGCAGCCAGCCGTACCTACCAGGTGAAGAACGGCGACAATCTGTGGCAGATCGCCCGCGCCCACCAGGTCGCCGTGCATGACCTGCAGCGCTGGAACAAGCTGCAAGGCAATCAGTTGAAAGTCGGCCAGGTTCTCAATCTGGCGGCCGCCGATAGCGGCGCTCGGGTCGCCAGCACTGCGCGCAGCAAGAGCGATTCTCGCGATAAAGCCACTTACTATCGCGTGCAGCAGGGCGATTCCTTCTACGTCATCGCCAAACGCTTCAAGATCGACCTCAAGAACCTGCAGGCCTGGAACCCGCGCAGCAGCACCCTGCGGCCTGGTCAGATGTTGACCCTCTATCTGCCCTGA
- a CDS encoding extracellular solute-binding protein yields MRPLLLLFLSLALSFPASATISESHGYAQFGTLKYPASFSHFDWVNPDAPKGGTLRIMAAGTFDTLNPYTFKGSSPISTAHFLQYGVNELNEPLMVGTGAYDPSGDEPASSYGLIARSVEYSEDRSWVVFNLRPEARFHDGKPITAYDVAFSYRLLRNEGHPQYRTNLQEVKRVDILNRHRIRFVLKRAGNPLLILRLGELPVLPQHYWKDRDFKATTFEAPLGSGPYRIVQVVPGRRLVFERVKDWWGKDLPVNRGKYNFDRVEAEFYRDNHVAFEAFKAGEFDLYIENQAKNWANGYRFPAITRGEVIRAEIPHQIPTQTQALFMNTRRTLFSDRRVREALGLMFDFEWTNRTLFNNAYVRAASYYPNSEFSATGKPEGAEWLLLSPHRDKLPKRLFSEPPTQPVTDGRGVPRETMRRALGLLADAGWKPTGQQLRNARGERFEFEIMLVNPSLERILQPYTASLASIGIRANLRTVDRAQYKQRLDQFDYDMILLTLPQTLSPGLEQSMYFHSSQVGIRGGRNYAGVANPVVDEMIDKLLSAQTRDEQVAATRALDRVLLWQHYSIPNWYINYHRLAYRNRFAFVTTPPYTLGLRTWWLKPTENAR; encoded by the coding sequence ATGCGTCCCCTCCTCCTGCTGTTCCTCAGCCTGGCCTTGAGCTTTCCCGCCTCTGCGACCATTAGCGAGAGCCACGGCTACGCCCAGTTCGGGACACTCAAGTACCCCGCCAGCTTCAGTCACTTCGACTGGGTCAACCCCGATGCGCCCAAAGGTGGCACGTTGCGTATCATGGCCGCCGGTACGTTCGATACGCTCAACCCTTATACCTTCAAGGGCAGTAGCCCGATCTCCACGGCGCACTTCCTGCAATATGGCGTCAATGAGCTGAACGAACCGTTGATGGTCGGCACGGGGGCCTACGACCCCTCGGGTGACGAACCGGCCTCCAGCTATGGCCTGATCGCCCGCAGCGTGGAGTACAGCGAGGATCGCAGTTGGGTCGTGTTCAACCTGCGTCCTGAAGCCCGCTTTCACGACGGCAAACCGATCACCGCGTACGACGTGGCTTTCTCCTATCGCCTGCTGCGCAACGAAGGCCATCCGCAGTACCGCACCAACCTGCAGGAAGTGAAGCGCGTCGACATCCTCAATCGCCACCGCATCCGCTTCGTTCTCAAGCGTGCAGGTAACCCGTTGCTGATCCTGCGCCTGGGCGAACTGCCGGTACTGCCGCAGCACTACTGGAAGGATCGTGACTTCAAGGCCACCACGTTCGAAGCGCCGCTGGGCAGCGGCCCTTACCGCATCGTGCAGGTCGTACCGGGCCGGCGCCTGGTTTTCGAGCGTGTGAAGGATTGGTGGGGCAAGGATCTGCCGGTCAACCGTGGCAAGTACAACTTCGATCGCGTCGAGGCGGAGTTCTACCGCGACAACCACGTCGCCTTCGAAGCATTCAAGGCGGGTGAATTCGATCTGTATATCGAGAACCAGGCGAAGAACTGGGCCAACGGTTATCGCTTTCCAGCCATCACCCGTGGCGAGGTGATCCGCGCGGAAATCCCCCACCAGATCCCGACCCAGACCCAGGCGCTGTTCATGAACACCCGTCGCACGCTGTTCAGCGATCGCAGGGTACGCGAAGCGCTTGGCCTGATGTTCGACTTCGAGTGGACCAACCGCACGCTGTTCAACAATGCCTACGTGCGCGCCGCCAGTTACTACCCCAACAGCGAATTCTCCGCCACCGGCAAGCCCGAAGGCGCCGAATGGCTGCTGCTTTCGCCGCACCGTGACAAGCTGCCGAAGCGCCTGTTCAGCGAGCCGCCGACACAACCGGTAACCGACGGTCGTGGTGTACCACGGGAAACCATGCGCCGCGCCCTCGGTCTATTGGCCGACGCCGGCTGGAAACCCACTGGCCAGCAACTGCGCAACGCCCGTGGTGAGCGCTTCGAGTTCGAGATCATGCTGGTCAACCCCAGCCTCGAACGCATCCTCCAACCCTATACCGCCAGCTTGGCCAGCATCGGCATTCGCGCCAACCTGCGCACCGTGGATCGCGCCCAGTACAAGCAACGCCTCGACCAATTCGACTACGACATGATTCTGCTCACCTTGCCGCAAACCCTTAGCCCCGGACTGGAACAATCGATGTATTTCCATTCCAGCCAGGTGGGCATCAGGGGCGGACGCAACTATGCCGGTGTGGCCAATCCGGTGGTCGACGAGATGATCGACAAGCTGCTCTCGGCGCAGACCCGTGACGAACAGGTCGCTGCCACCCGCGCGCTGGATCGTGTCCTGCTCTGGCAGCATTACAGCATCCCCAACTGGTACATCAATTATCACCGCCTGGCCTACCGCAATCGGTTCGCCTTCGTCACCACGCCGCCCTATACGCTGGGCCTGCGCACCTGGTGGCTGAAGCCCACGGAGAACGCTCGATGA
- a CDS encoding microcin C ABC transporter permease YejB, producing MLAYIFRRLLLIIPTLFGILVINFIIIQAAPGGPVEQMIAKLEGFDGATSRIAGGGAEVSVAGSNYRGAQGLDPQLIAEIEKMYGFDKSAPERFWIMLKNYAQLDFGSSFFRDAQVIDLIIEKMPVSISLGLWSTLIMYLVSIPLGIAKATRHGSAFDVWTSSAIIIGYAIPAFLFAILLIVLFAGGSYWDWFPLRGLTSNNFEELSFGGKILDYLWHLVLPVTALVIGNFATLTLLTKNSFLDEIGKQYVTTARAKGLSNNRVLYGHVFRNAMLLIIAGFPAAFIGIFFTGSLLIEVIFSLDGLGLMSFEAAINRDYPVVFGTLFIFTLLGLIVKLIGDITYTLVDPRIDFESREG from the coding sequence ATGCTGGCCTATATCTTTCGGCGCCTGCTGCTGATCATCCCTACCCTGTTCGGCATTCTGGTCATCAACTTCATCATCATCCAGGCCGCACCTGGCGGCCCGGTGGAGCAGATGATCGCCAAACTCGAAGGCTTCGATGGCGCCACCAGCCGTATCGCCGGCGGCGGCGCCGAAGTCTCCGTGGCCGGCTCCAACTATCGCGGCGCACAAGGCCTCGACCCGCAACTGATCGCTGAAATCGAGAAGATGTACGGTTTCGACAAGTCGGCGCCGGAACGCTTCTGGATCATGCTGAAGAACTACGCGCAGCTCGACTTCGGTTCCAGCTTCTTCCGCGATGCCCAGGTCATCGATCTGATCATCGAGAAGATGCCGGTGTCGATCTCCCTTGGCTTATGGAGCACCCTGATCATGTATCTGGTCTCCATTCCCCTGGGGATCGCCAAGGCCACGCGCCACGGCAGCGCCTTCGACGTCTGGACCAGTTCGGCGATCATCATCGGTTACGCCATTCCTGCGTTTCTCTTCGCCATCCTGCTGATCGTGCTGTTCGCCGGCGGCAGCTACTGGGACTGGTTCCCGCTACGCGGGCTGACCTCGAACAACTTCGAAGAGCTGAGCTTCGGCGGCAAGATTCTCGACTACCTCTGGCACCTGGTGCTGCCGGTCACCGCACTGGTCATCGGCAACTTCGCCACCCTGACCCTGCTGACCAAGAACAGCTTCCTCGACGAGATCGGCAAGCAGTACGTGACCACGGCCCGTGCCAAGGGCCTGAGCAATAATCGCGTGCTCTACGGCCACGTCTTCCGCAACGCCATGCTGCTGATCATCGCCGGCTTCCCGGCCGCCTTCATCGGCATCTTCTTCACCGGCTCGCTGCTGATCGAAGTGATCTTCTCGCTCGACGGCCTGGGCCTGATGAGTTTCGAGGCAGCGATCAACCGCGACTACCCGGTGGTGTTCGGCACCCTGTTCATCTTCACCTTGCTGGGGCTGATCGTGAAACTGATCGGTGACATCACCTACACCCTGGTCGATCCGCGTATCGACTTCGAAAGCAGGGAGGGTTGA